A region of Clostridium acetobutylicum ATCC 824 DNA encodes the following proteins:
- a CDS encoding RICIN domain-containing protein gives MKNKFKKIISITLGLSLTFVTQLNLIPFGNEVTAFAAALNTSRVSVHDPSIAQAGGKYYLFGSHRADAVSSDLASWNYFQTNINNDYANIFSVGGKWAAHGSNSYDITGNLWAPDVIYNPQMKKWCIYMSVNGDKFYSSIALATSNNITGPYKYAGTIVYSGFTNSSLASQTDYSKVTGTNNVASRYLSKGAWNSSYGPNAIDPCVKYDKSGNLWLSYGSWFGGIFMLKLDKSTGLRDYSYTYSTKTNASDQYLGIKISGGYGTCGEGSYIVYDKATDYYYLYESYCGLDATDNFSGYHIRLFRSKNITGPYTDAKGNPAICTSANDNKSNKGIKLFGNYYFSSLSSVNGSELSSKGYMSGGHNSAIIDTSGQRYLIYHTRFNNGTEAHQIRVHQQFLNEDGWPVTAVYEYLGSQISKSGYSSNDIIGTYEFINHGLNATTAKTGMLKTSKVSLNANGSISGDYTGTWVEKSGSYYCNMVIGGITYKGIFFKQYDESASHKNTMTFSLIGSNNESIWGSKISGSTINPSPKLDGTYYIKSSLSGMYLDVANGQNTDGTNIRQWTPLNNNAQKFKIVSDSDGCYHILTGASNYKSCIDVTNNSSSNGSNIEEWSYWNGDMQKFKIQKVSENKYAILTKSSNFKSCLDVYNMSKDSGANVCQWNYWGGNGQLWELIPN, from the coding sequence ATGAAAAATAAGTTTAAAAAAATCATATCCATTACCTTAGGATTATCCTTAACTTTTGTAACTCAATTAAACCTAATTCCTTTTGGCAATGAGGTTACTGCTTTCGCAGCCGCCTTAAATACATCAAGGGTTTCAGTACATGATCCTTCAATAGCACAAGCTGGCGGAAAGTATTATCTTTTTGGATCACACAGAGCAGACGCAGTTTCCTCTGATTTAGCCTCCTGGAATTACTTCCAAACAAATATAAACAATGATTATGCAAATATTTTCTCAGTAGGTGGCAAATGGGCTGCTCATGGCAGTAATTCATACGATATCACCGGAAATCTATGGGCACCTGATGTTATATATAATCCACAAATGAAGAAGTGGTGTATATATATGAGTGTTAATGGTGACAAATTTTATTCTTCTATAGCTCTAGCAACATCTAATAATATAACTGGGCCATACAAATACGCTGGAACAATAGTTTACTCAGGCTTTACTAATTCTTCTTTAGCTAGCCAAACAGATTATTCAAAGGTTACAGGAACAAACAATGTTGCCAGTAGATACTTATCAAAAGGAGCTTGGAATTCATCTTATGGACCTAACGCAATTGATCCTTGTGTAAAGTATGATAAATCAGGCAATCTATGGCTTTCCTACGGTTCATGGTTTGGTGGTATTTTTATGTTAAAATTAGATAAGTCAACAGGTTTAAGAGATTACTCATACACTTATTCCACCAAAACCAACGCCTCTGATCAATACCTTGGTATAAAAATATCAGGAGGCTATGGAACCTGTGGTGAAGGTTCATATATTGTGTATGATAAAGCAACAGACTACTATTACTTATACGAATCCTACTGCGGACTTGATGCTACAGATAATTTTAGCGGATACCATATTCGTTTATTTAGATCCAAAAACATAACTGGTCCTTACACAGATGCAAAAGGAAATCCTGCAATATGTACAAGTGCTAATGATAATAAATCAAATAAAGGCATAAAGCTATTTGGAAACTACTATTTTTCTTCTCTTTCAAGTGTGAATGGTTCAGAATTAAGCTCTAAAGGATACATGTCAGGAGGACATAATTCAGCAATTATAGATACCTCTGGACAAAGATACCTTATTTATCATACAAGATTTAATAACGGAACTGAAGCACATCAAATTAGAGTGCATCAACAATTTTTAAATGAAGATGGCTGGCCAGTAACAGCAGTATACGAATATTTAGGAAGTCAAATTTCTAAGTCTGGCTATTCAAGCAATGACATTATTGGAACTTATGAATTTATTAATCACGGATTAAATGCAACTACAGCAAAAACCGGAATGTTAAAAACATCTAAAGTTTCATTAAACGCTAATGGCAGTATTTCTGGAGATTACACCGGAACTTGGGTAGAAAAGTCAGGCAGTTACTATTGCAACATGGTAATTGGCGGTATTACCTACAAGGGTATATTCTTCAAACAATATGACGAATCAGCTTCTCACAAAAATACTATGACCTTTTCGTTAATAGGTTCAAATAACGAATCTATTTGGGGTTCAAAAATTTCTGGCTCGACAATAAATCCTTCACCTAAGCTAGATGGCACTTACTACATAAAAAGCTCTTTAAGCGGAATGTACTTGGATGTTGCCAATGGTCAAAACACTGATGGAACTAATATAAGACAATGGACTCCTTTAAACAATAATGCGCAAAAATTCAAAATAGTATCTGACAGTGATGGATGTTATCACATATTAACAGGTGCTTCTAATTACAAAAGCTGTATTGATGTTACAAATAATTCATCCTCTAATGGATCTAATATCGAGGAATGGAGCTATTGGAATGGTGATATGCAAAAATTTAAAATTCAAAAAGTCTCCGAAAATAAATATGCTATTTTGACTAAGTCCTCAAACTTCAAATCTTGCCTAGACGTCTATAACATGAGTAAAGATTCTGGTGCCAATGTTTGTCAGTGGAATTATTGGGGTGGTAACGGACAACTCTGGGAACTAATTCCTAATTAA
- a CDS encoding DUF1700 domain-containing protein → MSKKEFLDLLKSYLEGFGQEEKKDILYDYEEHFRIGQENGKSEDEIAKELGSPIDIANQYREANGMDKVNVYGSQKSVGGSIVTFIGLLMFNFIFVLWIYIGVISAVIGVCIGAFAVTVSGLALVFASVFGGWFIPYIQTPDILSRVAVFFGGIGTLALGLLMCIAMFYVVKIAIVLTVKYIKWNIKVIKG, encoded by the coding sequence ATGAGTAAAAAAGAATTTCTCGATTTGCTTAAATCATATCTTGAAGGATTTGGGCAAGAAGAGAAAAAGGATATATTATACGATTATGAAGAGCATTTTAGAATTGGGCAAGAAAATGGAAAAAGCGAAGATGAAATAGCAAAGGAACTTGGGAGCCCTATTGATATAGCAAATCAGTATAGAGAAGCAAATGGCATGGATAAAGTAAATGTGTACGGAAGCCAAAAGTCAGTTGGAGGCTCTATTGTTACTTTTATTGGATTGCTTATGTTTAATTTCATATTTGTTTTATGGATTTATATAGGCGTAATATCAGCTGTGATTGGAGTTTGTATAGGTGCTTTTGCTGTAACAGTATCAGGTTTAGCGCTTGTTTTTGCAAGTGTATTTGGAGGATGGTTTATACCTTATATACAAACACCTGATATATTGTCGCGAGTTGCAGTTTTCTTTGGAGGTATAGGAACTTTGGCTTTAGGACTCTTAATGTGCATAGCAATGTTTTATGTAGTTAAAATTGCAATAGTTCTTACTGTTAAATATATTAAATGGAATATAAAAGTGATTAAAGGTTAG
- a CDS encoding glucose PTS transporter subunit IIA — protein sequence MGNKIFAVLQKIGKSLMLPVSVLPAAGILLRLGQPDLLNMPYVQAAGNAIFNNLPLIFAVGVAIGFSGGEGVAALAAVIGELILEAVEKTAGDTAAAALAKTAAASHHMTLAAFQKTQEYSNIVTKTTISMGVFGGIIIGLTAAILYNKFHDIKMPQVLGFFGGKRFVPIITSISALIIATIGVNIWLPIQAGINSLAAFATTSPIGPAMYAGGKRLLIPLGLHHIYYPLFLYQFGHFVSNGVTYVGDTARYFHGDPTAGNFMAAEYPILMFGLPGAALAMIAAAKKEKRKEMAGMMISAAFVAFVTGITEPIEFSFIFVAPVLFVFHVLAAFASGLITSYLHIRLGYTFSASFIDYVLGFKYAGHPLLIWLVGIGFFVLYFVVFYFTIKAMNIKTPGREDDDAEGVKKINVKGKAKAAKVLEAIGGKDNIKVLDACITRLRLNLNDPSLVDKATLKALGAAGVMTAEDSVQVVFGTEAERIKDDIKAIIQNGGYVEDDSDKEEEVQEDKQISKGAHELLSPADGEVVGIESVPDSTFAEKMLGDGFAVIPSGNEVHSPADGEVSVLFPTKHAFAITTEGGLELLIHVGIDTVALNGEGFTAHVKQGDKVKKGDLILTLDTEFIKSKGKNLITPVIVTNMDVVGNIDVKLGNVKNSEKAADVTVK from the coding sequence ATGGGTAATAAGATATTTGCCGTACTTCAAAAAATCGGTAAATCTTTAATGCTTCCAGTATCTGTTCTACCGGCGGCTGGAATTCTATTGAGACTTGGACAGCCAGATTTGCTTAATATGCCTTATGTTCAAGCAGCAGGAAATGCTATTTTTAATAATTTACCTTTAATTTTTGCGGTTGGAGTTGCTATAGGTTTTTCAGGCGGAGAAGGTGTTGCAGCACTTGCAGCTGTAATTGGAGAACTAATACTTGAGGCGGTTGAAAAAACAGCAGGTGATACGGCAGCAGCAGCTTTAGCAAAAACAGCGGCAGCTTCACATCATATGACGCTTGCAGCATTTCAAAAAACTCAAGAATACAGTAACATTGTAACTAAAACAACTATTAGTATGGGTGTTTTTGGCGGTATAATAATCGGTCTTACAGCAGCTATTTTATATAATAAGTTCCATGATATAAAGATGCCTCAAGTTTTGGGTTTCTTTGGTGGAAAACGTTTCGTTCCAATTATAACTTCAATTTCAGCTCTTATTATTGCAACTATAGGAGTAAATATTTGGTTGCCAATACAAGCTGGAATAAATTCACTAGCAGCATTTGCAACTACATCACCAATTGGACCTGCAATGTATGCTGGAGGAAAAAGACTTTTAATTCCACTAGGACTTCATCACATTTATTATCCATTGTTCTTATATCAATTTGGTCACTTTGTTTCAAATGGAGTTACTTATGTAGGAGATACAGCAAGATACTTCCATGGGGATCCTACTGCCGGAAACTTCATGGCAGCAGAGTATCCAATACTAATGTTTGGTCTTCCAGGAGCTGCTCTAGCTATGATTGCAGCTGCTAAAAAAGAAAAGAGAAAAGAAATGGCTGGAATGATGATTTCAGCAGCATTTGTAGCATTTGTAACAGGTATTACAGAGCCAATTGAATTCTCATTCATATTTGTTGCTCCAGTATTATTTGTGTTCCACGTACTTGCTGCATTCGCATCTGGTCTTATTACAAGTTATTTACACATAAGATTAGGGTATACTTTCTCAGCATCCTTCATAGATTATGTTTTAGGATTCAAATATGCAGGTCATCCATTACTTATATGGCTTGTAGGTATAGGGTTCTTTGTATTGTACTTTGTTGTATTCTACTTCACAATTAAAGCAATGAACATTAAGACACCAGGTAGAGAAGATGATGATGCAGAAGGTGTTAAGAAGATAAATGTAAAAGGAAAAGCTAAGGCAGCTAAGGTGCTTGAAGCTATAGGCGGAAAAGATAATATAAAAGTACTTGATGCATGTATAACAAGATTAAGACTTAACTTAAATGATCCTTCTTTGGTTGATAAAGCTACACTTAAAGCTCTTGGAGCAGCTGGAGTAATGACAGCAGAAGATAGTGTTCAAGTAGTTTTTGGAACTGAAGCTGAAAGAATAAAAGATGACATAAAAGCAATTATACAAAATGGTGGATATGTTGAAGATGATTCAGATAAGGAAGAAGAAGTTCAAGAGGATAAGCAAATTTCTAAAGGTGCACACGAACTTTTAAGTCCAGCTGATGGAGAAGTAGTTGGTATTGAGAGTGTTCCGGATAGTACATTTGCTGAAAAAATGCTTGGAGACGGTTTTGCAGTAATACCTTCAGGAAATGAAGTACACTCACCAGCTGATGGAGAAGTATCAGTTTTATTCCCAACTAAGCATGCATTTGCAATAACAACAGAAGGCGGACTTGAACTTTTAATACATGTTGGAATTGATACTGTAGCATTAAATGGTGAAGGTTTCACAGCACATGTAAAACAAGGAGATAAAGTTAAAAAAGGAGATTTGATTTTAACTTTAGATACTGAGTTTATAAAGAGCAAAGGTAAAAACCTTATAACTCCAGTGATTGTAACTAACATGGATGTTGTAGGAAATATAGATGTTAAATTAGGAAACGTTAAAAATTCCGAGAAAGCTGCGGATGTTACCGTAAAATAA
- a CDS encoding DUF4097 family beta strand repeat-containing protein: MIKLKVNVKKIVLYLVGICLISYGIAMALSFRHGSLLKIADKDYKVNERKEINTNGISKIYVDSSAADVYVSRGYKVNVTAEALGNVSSTSSNIPKLDCYKDGDTLYINFKRKGPSIHIFDFTNKSDVKLNITIPEAYKSDMEVDSSAGDTSIKDLNLNKMYAKSSAGKMELENLNISAELTLKDSAGDINGKSIVCKTSTIDASAGSIKLEEFSGDIQGKNSAGNTDISYSKFNNNIDFKSSAGNIKLIIPKDSKFKLDAYASAGDVDCDFPLSSSGGGVEKEVKGSVGESNNVIKLKNSAGNIDIDN, from the coding sequence GTGATAAAGTTGAAGGTTAATGTAAAGAAAATAGTTTTATACCTTGTTGGAATTTGTTTAATTAGTTACGGAATAGCAATGGCATTATCTTTTAGACATGGTAGTTTATTAAAAATTGCCGATAAGGATTATAAAGTGAATGAGAGAAAAGAAATAAATACGAATGGTATTTCAAAAATATATGTGGATTCTTCAGCAGCTGATGTGTATGTTTCAAGGGGATATAAGGTTAATGTAACTGCTGAGGCTTTAGGAAACGTAAGCTCCACATCTAGCAATATACCTAAATTGGATTGCTATAAAGACGGAGATACTTTGTATATAAACTTTAAAAGAAAAGGACCATCCATACACATATTTGATTTTACAAATAAATCGGATGTTAAATTAAATATTACTATTCCAGAAGCTTATAAAAGTGATATGGAGGTGGATTCTTCAGCAGGAGATACAAGTATAAAGGATTTAAATTTAAATAAAATGTATGCTAAATCAAGTGCAGGGAAAATGGAATTAGAAAATTTAAATATATCAGCAGAATTAACTTTAAAAGATAGTGCTGGAGATATAAACGGTAAAAGTATTGTATGCAAAACATCTACAATAGATGCTTCAGCAGGAAGTATAAAATTAGAAGAGTTTAGTGGTGATATTCAAGGAAAAAATTCAGCAGGAAATACTGATATAAGTTATAGTAAATTTAATAATAATATCGATTTTAAAAGTTCGGCAGGAAATATAAAATTAATAATTCCTAAGGATTCTAAGTTTAAGTTAGATGCGTATGCAAGTGCAGGAGACGTAGATTGCGATTTCCCTTTAAGTAGCAGCGGAGGCGGAGTAGAAAAAGAAGTAAAGGGAAGTGTCGGGGAAAGTAATAATGTTATTAAATTGAAAAATTCAGCAGGAAATATTGATATTGACAATTAA
- the metH gene encoding methionine synthase, whose amino-acid sequence MNSSLKNLLNNKILVLDGAMGTCIQSFNLDEGDFKGSLSCTCHSNQKGNNDVLNLTKPEIIKEIHKRYLEAGADIIETNTFNATEISQKDYNMQDKIYDINFKGAKLAKEACTYYTKLNPNKPRFAAGSIGPTNRTASLSPDVENPGFRNVTFDELCNAYKHQIEALIDGGVDLLLIETIFDTLNARAAIFAAETVFENKKIKLPIIISGTIADKSGRILSGQTLDAFAESLKNENIIAIGLNCSFGAEELIPFIKRLSETQNRYISFHPNAGLPNSLGEYEELPEETASIVKKLALEGHLNIVGGCCGTTPEHIRAISSVVKGISPRKVPNLEPKTIYSGLENIKIDKNSNFINIGERTNVAGSRKFARLIREKNYEEALTIARHQVENGAQIIDINFDDALLDARSEMETFLRLIASEPEISKVPVMIDSSNFEVLKVGLKSIQGKAIVNSISLKVGEEKFIEEAKFIKNFGAGVVVMAFDEEGQAATYERKIEICKRAYTILTEKVEFPPENIIFDPNILSIATGIEEHDNYAVNYIKAVKWIKENLPYAKVSGGVSNLSFSFRGNDAIRRAMHSVFLYHAINAGMDMGIVNPAMIDLYDDIDKDLLEKVENVVLNKSSNASESLLEFAQTYKKTTETLEKHEDEWRQKSPSERLSYALVKGNVEFIEEDIEEARKEYTNALEIIEVPLMNGMKKVGKLFGEGKMFLPQVVKSARVMKKAVECLLPYINEEKSKNHNKSAGKVVFATVKGDVHDIGKNIVSVVLSCNNFEVIDLGVMVPPETILETAKRENADIIALSGLITPSLNEMAYVAEEMKRLNFDIPLMVGGAATSKTHTALKLATKYKYVVHSTDASDAVTVAKNLMSENKFTFLEKLNEEYSKIRETFSTNKIELISIQNARKNRFTIDWNKTKITEPKFVGIKKLQAVPINELRKYIDWTFFFTSWDMGMNYPKIMKDPKYGAEAQKLFKDANEMLDLLQKENLITCNGVFGIFPANSVNDDIEIYTDKGTVTINTLRQQQILKDSDYKALSDYIAPKGIGIKDYIGGFIVTAGIGAKEYSDKLKKKCDDYGATMLKLICDRLAEAFSELLHLRVRKEYWGYSQDENLSLEKLLKGSYRGIKPAIGYPSIPDHSEKAKLFDLLLGKTSIGVELTESYMMNPTSSVCGLYFANERAKYFNINKIGKDQLEDYAVRSNKDINEIKKLLDTLL is encoded by the coding sequence ATGAATTCTTCACTAAAGAATTTGTTAAATAACAAAATTTTAGTTTTAGATGGTGCTATGGGAACATGTATTCAATCCTTTAATCTAGATGAAGGCGACTTTAAAGGTTCCTTATCTTGTACATGTCATTCCAATCAAAAAGGAAACAATGATGTTTTAAATTTAACCAAGCCAGAAATAATAAAAGAAATCCACAAGAGATACCTTGAAGCTGGCGCAGATATAATAGAAACAAACACTTTTAACGCTACTGAAATATCACAAAAAGATTATAATATGCAAGATAAAATATATGATATTAATTTTAAGGGGGCAAAACTCGCAAAGGAAGCTTGTACTTACTACACAAAACTAAATCCTAATAAGCCTAGATTTGCTGCTGGTTCTATTGGGCCTACAAATAGAACTGCTTCTCTATCTCCAGATGTTGAAAATCCTGGTTTTAGAAATGTAACCTTTGATGAGCTATGTAATGCCTATAAACATCAAATAGAGGCTCTAATAGATGGAGGTGTAGACCTTCTTTTAATTGAAACTATATTTGATACTTTAAACGCTAGAGCAGCAATCTTTGCAGCAGAAACAGTATTTGAAAATAAAAAAATAAAACTTCCTATTATAATTTCAGGGACAATAGCTGATAAAAGTGGAAGAATATTATCCGGTCAAACTCTTGACGCTTTTGCAGAAAGTTTAAAAAACGAAAATATAATTGCTATAGGGCTTAATTGTTCCTTTGGTGCTGAAGAACTTATACCTTTTATAAAAAGACTCTCTGAAACACAAAATAGATATATATCCTTTCATCCAAACGCAGGACTTCCAAACTCCCTTGGTGAATATGAAGAACTGCCAGAGGAAACTGCTAGCATTGTAAAAAAATTAGCACTTGAAGGACATTTAAATATAGTTGGAGGCTGCTGTGGCACTACACCAGAACATATAAGAGCAATAAGCAGCGTAGTTAAAGGCATTTCTCCAAGAAAAGTTCCAAACTTGGAACCCAAAACAATTTACAGCGGACTAGAAAACATAAAAATTGATAAGAACAGTAACTTCATAAATATAGGCGAAAGAACAAATGTAGCGGGCTCAAGAAAATTCGCAAGGCTTATACGTGAAAAAAATTATGAGGAGGCTCTAACCATTGCAAGACATCAGGTTGAAAATGGTGCCCAAATTATAGATATAAATTTTGATGATGCACTTTTAGATGCTCGCTCTGAAATGGAAACATTTTTAAGACTTATTGCAAGTGAACCTGAAATATCAAAAGTTCCAGTTATGATAGACTCCTCTAATTTTGAAGTTTTAAAAGTTGGATTAAAGTCTATTCAAGGTAAAGCCATAGTAAATTCCATAAGTCTTAAGGTTGGAGAAGAAAAGTTCATTGAAGAGGCAAAATTTATAAAGAACTTTGGCGCTGGCGTAGTTGTAATGGCCTTTGACGAAGAAGGTCAAGCAGCTACTTATGAAAGAAAAATTGAAATCTGCAAGAGAGCTTATACTATTCTCACAGAAAAAGTTGAGTTTCCACCTGAAAATATAATATTTGATCCAAATATACTATCTATAGCGACAGGAATTGAAGAACATGACAACTATGCAGTTAATTACATAAAAGCTGTTAAATGGATAAAAGAGAATCTACCATACGCTAAAGTCAGCGGTGGAGTTAGCAACCTCTCCTTTTCTTTTAGGGGTAATGACGCAATAAGAAGAGCTATGCATTCTGTTTTCCTTTACCATGCAATAAACGCTGGAATGGATATGGGTATTGTTAATCCAGCAATGATTGATTTATATGACGATATAGATAAGGATCTTCTCGAAAAGGTTGAGAATGTTGTACTAAATAAATCATCTAACGCTTCTGAATCATTACTAGAATTTGCTCAAACGTATAAAAAGACGACTGAAACCTTAGAAAAGCACGAGGATGAATGGCGACAAAAAAGCCCAAGTGAAAGGTTGAGTTATGCTTTAGTTAAAGGAAATGTTGAATTTATTGAAGAAGATATAGAAGAAGCAAGAAAAGAGTATACAAATGCACTTGAAATTATAGAGGTTCCTTTAATGAATGGAATGAAAAAAGTGGGTAAACTTTTTGGAGAGGGAAAAATGTTTCTTCCTCAAGTAGTAAAAAGTGCTAGAGTTATGAAAAAGGCTGTTGAATGTCTTCTTCCCTATATAAACGAAGAAAAGTCTAAAAATCACAATAAAAGTGCTGGTAAGGTTGTATTTGCAACTGTTAAAGGCGATGTTCATGACATAGGCAAAAATATCGTATCTGTAGTTCTTTCCTGCAACAATTTTGAAGTTATAGATTTAGGAGTAATGGTTCCCCCTGAAACCATACTTGAAACGGCAAAACGTGAAAATGCAGATATCATTGCTTTAAGTGGTTTAATTACACCTTCTCTTAATGAAATGGCTTATGTAGCTGAAGAAATGAAAAGGCTTAATTTTGATATACCACTTATGGTGGGTGGTGCTGCTACCTCAAAAACTCACACAGCTTTAAAACTAGCTACGAAATATAAATATGTAGTACACAGTACTGATGCTTCAGATGCTGTTACCGTAGCCAAAAATCTAATGAGTGAAAACAAATTTACTTTCTTAGAAAAATTAAATGAAGAGTATTCTAAAATAAGAGAGACCTTCTCTACTAATAAGATTGAACTTATCTCCATTCAAAACGCAAGAAAAAACAGATTTACTATTGACTGGAATAAAACTAAAATAACTGAACCTAAATTTGTCGGTATAAAAAAATTACAAGCTGTACCTATAAATGAATTAAGAAAGTATATAGATTGGACTTTCTTCTTTACGTCTTGGGATATGGGAATGAATTACCCCAAAATAATGAAAGATCCTAAATACGGAGCTGAAGCTCAAAAACTCTTTAAGGATGCCAATGAAATGCTTGATTTATTGCAAAAAGAAAATTTAATCACTTGTAATGGAGTTTTTGGAATATTCCCAGCTAATTCTGTTAATGATGATATAGAAATCTACACTGATAAAGGAACTGTAACCATAAATACTCTTCGTCAGCAGCAGATACTTAAAGACAGCGATTATAAAGCTCTATCTGATTATATCGCTCCAAAGGGTATTGGCATCAAAGATTATATAGGTGGTTTTATTGTAACTGCTGGAATAGGTGCAAAGGAATATTCCGATAAATTAAAGAAAAAATGCGACGATTATGGAGCTACTATGCTTAAACTTATATGCGATAGACTTGCAGAGGCCTTTTCAGAACTTCTTCACCTAAGGGTAAGAAAAGAATACTGGGGATACTCTCAAGATGAAAACTTATCCTTAGAAAAACTTCTTAAAGGAAGTTACAGAGGGATAAAACCAGCTATTGGATATCCTTCTATTCCCGATCACTCTGAAAAAGCAAAGTTATTTGATTTACTTTTAGGTAAAACTTCAATAGGAGTGGAATTGACGGAAAGTTATATGATGAATCCAACTTCAAGTGTATGCGGTTTGTATTTTGCAAATGAACGAGCAAAATACTTTAATATAAATAAAATAGGAAAAGATCAACTTGAGGACTATGCTGTTCGAAGTAATAAAGACATTAATGAAATAAAAAAATTATTAGATACTCTGTTATAA
- a CDS encoding PRD domain-containing protein has protein sequence MVSYVVKKALNNNVVIAVKDKYEFIIVGKGIGFNAKKGSRIPENKIENVFIKQSLGESKFDIVLKKIDSKIVGICEEIIFLCENELGIKLNEAIHTSLPDHIDFAFTRIKKGIKIENPFLNEIVALYPKEYKLAEKALDMINKNFTTKLPKDEIGFISMHINAAIERKDVNDTVEYMRKIGKVMEFISSALNKDIDKSSLAYERTVTHINFVLDRIKNKKTIKNLLLDSIKKQLYNEYDLAIKVAIKLENLFSVSVPEDEIGYIAMHLKRLKEL, from the coding sequence ATGGTAAGTTATGTTGTAAAGAAAGCTCTGAATAATAATGTGGTTATTGCTGTAAAAGACAAGTATGAATTTATAATAGTAGGAAAAGGAATTGGTTTCAATGCAAAGAAAGGAAGCCGTATTCCTGAGAACAAAATTGAAAACGTCTTTATAAAGCAATCATTAGGGGAAAGTAAATTCGATATAGTGTTAAAAAAGATAGATAGTAAAATAGTAGGAATTTGTGAAGAGATAATATTCTTATGTGAAAATGAATTAGGGATAAAGCTAAATGAAGCAATTCATACATCATTACCTGATCACATTGATTTTGCATTTACTAGAATAAAAAAGGGCATAAAAATAGAAAACCCATTTTTGAATGAAATTGTTGCATTATACCCAAAGGAATATAAGCTTGCAGAGAAGGCATTAGATATGATAAATAAAAACTTCACTACAAAGCTGCCTAAAGATGAAATTGGATTCATATCCATGCATATTAATGCAGCAATAGAGAGAAAAGATGTGAACGACACTGTTGAGTATATGAGAAAAATAGGTAAGGTTATGGAGTTCATTTCATCTGCTTTAAATAAGGATATAGATAAGAGTTCTCTAGCTTATGAAAGGACTGTAACTCATATAAATTTTGTGTTAGATAGAATTAAAAATAAGAAAACTATAAAAAATCTTTTACTTGACAGTATAAAAAAACAATTATATAATGAATACGATTTAGCAATTAAGGTTGCTATAAAACTAGAAAATTTATTTTCTGTATCAGTTCCTGAAGATGAAATAGGATATATCGCTATGCATCTTAAGAGATTAAAGGAACTTTAG
- a CDS encoding PadR family transcriptional regulator, with protein MNTQLKKGILELCVLSILDRKDCYGYELVDEISKSIEISEGTIYPLLRRLSKEGFFTTYLQESTEGPPRKYYKLTELGREEKQKLVEEWMEFVEGVNSILKGAQQHE; from the coding sequence ATGAATACTCAGCTAAAAAAAGGAATTTTGGAATTGTGTGTTCTTTCGATATTAGATAGAAAAGATTGTTATGGATATGAACTTGTAGATGAAATTTCTAAAAGTATAGAAATTTCGGAAGGAACTATATATCCTCTTTTAAGAAGGCTTAGCAAGGAGGGCTTTTTTACAACTTACTTGCAGGAGTCTACGGAAGGACCACCTAGAAAGTATTACAAGTTAACTGAGCTTGGAAGAGAAGAAAAACAAAAGCTGGTAGAAGAATGGATGGAATTTGTTGAAGGTGTAAATAGTATATTGAAGGGGGCACAGCAGCATGAGTAA